AATGTGAACCTATCCTCCAATCTCTCTCTTGAAACCTAGGAATTCTGTTGTTTGCGTAGAAATCGTGAGATTTTTATCGGCTAGTATACTTGTCTGGGTGGCTATACTTTAGTTCTGTAAGCTTTGCGTATTCTCTGTCGTAGCTTACAATCTCTAGGTTCTCGACTATCCCTACGGCTGCGTGGAGGCTGTCGAAGTACGTTAGAAACCTATATTTTTCTCTGAGTTTGAAGGCTTCGCGGTGGTATTCAGGTTTTACCGGGAATGTACTTACTTTTCTATACTTGAGGAGTTCGCTGAGGGCGTCGTAGAAGGCTGGGGCATCCTTGACGAGGATTTCCCCAGACCTTAGGAGCAGGTTGAGCTCTATGAGCGAGTAGGGGGAGATCTTCACCTCTCCGAGAAGGCTGTCGAGGAGTGTCACAGCATCGGTGTGATGCCTGTCTTTAGGCGATATCAACGCTAGTAGAATATCCGTCTCTATCAATACCGGCAGTTTTAACCCTCCTTCTGAAGCTCACGCTCCGCTACTCTACGTAGCCTCTGGATATCCTTCTCCACGTCTGTCGTACCTTTAACAACCAGTTTTTCTAGGGACTTTAAAGGATCCTCCACAGGCTTTAGAGTGATCTCCCCCTCCTTAACGATGATCTTCACCAGGTTCTTTATGTTAAACTGTCTCCTGATGTTCGAGGGTATAACGATTCTCCCCTTCCGGTCGACCTTCACCGTTACCTCGGTTAACGGTACCACCTGAATAGAAATCCCACCTCCCACCAAATAAAATTTCCCATATTGACGTTAAAGCGAGAGTAAAGTTCTTTCCATGGAAAATCATGTATAGGCGGAGCCGAGAAACTTCTGAGTGATGCTCAATGAGTATCCGGGTTAGGCTTGGAACTAAGGATGATATTCCCGCTTTAGTAGAGGTCGAATGTTCCGAAGAAAGGGTTATGCATGGAGGTCCCTGGATGGACTCTGAGGCATTAGCTGAATACTGGAAGGTTATCGAACGATTAGGGATCATACCTCTCGTCGCTGAGATCGACGGTAAGGTCGTCGGGCATCTAGACGTGGTCTTCAGCGATGAACCTCCGTTAGGACGCTTTCTTTACCTCGATGTTTTAACGGTTCATAAGGCTTACCGTAGAAGAGGGGTTGCAACCGCTCTGATCAAAGAGGCTGAGGGGTTGGCTAGAGAAAGAAACGTTGATTTCCTACTGGTTCAGCCTGAAAAATATGAAGCCCCCTCGGGGCTAACCTACAGAAGCTGCGGTTTCAAGAAGGCTTTCGACGTCTACCAGTTAGAGGCTCATATCGGTCATCCAAGGATCCCTTCAGGGGTTCAACTGGCCTCGATTCCCCAGGTCCAGGAGCCGCCTCTAAGGACTCACGTCATGATGTGTGGGTGGGATAATATTAGTAAGAAAACATGGGACTTCGGTGTAAACCCAAACGTTGAGATGCTCTCAGCCTTCTCCCAACATATGTTGGCTCTCTGTGCTTTAAAAAACAAAACTAAATACTTCTTTCATGTATATCAGAATCTCTTTCAAAGAACAAAGGGTTCACTACATCTCTGGTCGCCAATACCCCTTAAACCAAAAAGAGCTTCAAGACGTCTTTCAAGCAGCCAAGACCGTAGCGTCGTGGTTGGGGATAGAGATATTAACTACCAAGACGATAGAAAGATACGTCGCCGTATCAGAGAAACTAGGTTTCTCAGTAAGATCTAAAGCCGAACCGTATCTCATGAAAAGACTTCGCTAAAAACCGTTACACACACTTAACCCTCTCCCCCCTACAGAGTTTAAAAACACACCTGCTTCGGCTTCCGATCGCATGGCTTTCGTCGAGAGCATCATCCTCTAAAACCAGCTTCGGCTAAGCTCCTTATGTACGTTAACGTACAATTCTGTACGTCTATTTATAAACAAAAAATTCTCCGAATAGAGAATCTGAGGTTCTAAGGCTACTTAGACCTGCTAAGATAAACTTAGTTGTAAACACCCACAACTTTACAAGTGTAAGTAATTACACCGACCCCCGTGTCATAGGTCGATGCGGCGACGAAGAGTCGTGGAGGATAGTCATATATAGGTTGGCCTATGCTAGCTATGGTGATGTGGCTTCAACCCATAGACCCCTTCGGCTTTCTAACGTTTTCGGTGTTGGCCGCGGCCGCGCCTATATCGGCTCTCATAGTTTCCCTGTGCGTCTTCAGGCTTACGAGCCATAGGTCGGCGGCGTTTGCCTCTATCGTGGCCTTCGCCGTAGCCCTGTTCATATATCGAGCGCCGCTGGAGGTGGCTGTGTTAAGCTATCTCTACGGAGTGGTCTTCGGTCTCTGGCCCATAGCCTGGATCGTCGTAAACGCTATGTTTCTCTACAACGTCTCGAAGGAGACTGGTAGCATAGAGGCCTTCAGAAGCTGGGTGGAGGATAACCTACCAGGCGACAAGGCCTTGGTAGCCCTGTTCACCGCTTTCCTATTCGGAGGGCTTATCGAGGGTATAGACGGATACGGTTTCCCGATAGCCATCTCCTCGGCTCTCCTCATTCATCTAGGTTTAACCCCGCTCCAGGCCGTGGCCGTATCGCTGATCGCCAATACTATTCCCGTCCCGTTCGCAAGCCTAGGCGTACCCGTAGAGACCTTGAAGGTCGTGTCCGGGCTAGATTTGAAGGGTATATGCGTTCCTCTCTCCTTTCAGCTAGCCGCGTTCTCCGTCGTGATAAGTCTATTGATAATTCACGCGATATCCGGGTTTAAAGGGCTTAGAAGGTTCTTCGACGTAGCCATAGTAGCCGGATTATCTATGGGCCTATTCATATACGTCACGTCGGTCTACATAGACCCCCACCTCGCCGGTGTGGTATCTCCGATGGCTTCGATACCGCTTACCATAGCCTACATGAGAGCCAAAGGGATGAAGCCGAAAACGGCCGTGGACCCGGGGACGGCTTTAAGGGGCTGGCTACCCTGGCTTCTAGCCGTAGCCTTTATGGCCGTTTTCGGCCTGACAGGAGGTTACAAGCTCATATCGGTTAAGATGCCTGTAGTGGGTTTAGATGGGGAGGTTTACATATCGCTCTACGGTAGACCTTACCAAGCCGTCTACGAGTGGCAGCTGTTGGCTCACGGTACTTTGGCTCTATTCTCGGCCTTAACGGTGGCAGCCATCTACCGCCTAAAGCCCAAGAACGTCGTCCGAATATACCTCGCCACGTGGTCTCAGATGAGATACGCAGTTTTTACGATCCTCCAAGTAGTGGGTTTGGCTTTTCTCATGAACTATGCCGGGCTCTCGTTCACGCTAGGCTACGTACTCTCGTCGACCGGAAGGTTTTTCCCGATGCTCTCAGGCTTCATCGGCTGGCTCGGGACCTTCGTAAGCGGGTCTGAAACAGGGTCCAACGCGCTTTTCGGAAACCTCCAGAGGGTATCTGCAGAGCTCTTGGGTCTACCGCCTTACGTGATAGTGAGCCTAAACTGTACGGGAGGGGTGTTCGGTAAAATCGTTTGTCTACAGAGCATATCTATAGGCGTCTCGGCCGTCAAGCTGGTGGGTAAGGAAGGCGAGATCATGCGTAAGCTGCTTCCCCACAGCTTAGTTCTAACGGCTCTCCTAGGGTTGATCGCCTACCTACAGATAGCTGTGGTCTAGAACCCTGTAGCGTTCTGCTGGGCTACATAGGCGAGGTTAGATATCAAGCCCCAGTGCATGTAGCTGGCCTTATCATAAACTGTCCAACTAGTCATATATGTATCTCTCAGACCGTTTTCAAGCTGGACCACGACCGTATAGGTCTTACCGACTCTAACACCTTTAAAGACGGCTTGAGAGTGCCACTGCTCTTGGGTCACCTGAACCGGTGTAAGCGTCTCGTTTAAGCCAAGCTCCCATAGAAGCACGGAGCCTACCGGGGCCATCGCAGGTTCATCGTAGAACGTTAGGTCTACGACGAGGTACCCGGTCTCCTCAGCCATAGAGGTCTCTACGAAGACGGCTCTGACGACTGCGTCTCCTTCGAGGGTTAAGGTCTTAAACGGAGCATAGCCGTAGAATTCGTCGTTTACTTCCCAGTGGTCGAACTCGTAGCCGACTCCTACGCCGACGACCTGTAGGTTTATGGTCGTACCTCTCTTGACGGTGCGGACACCCGGCCAGGGTATGATATATCCTTCACCGAATATCTCTACCTTTAGGGTGACATACTCGCTGTCGGTAGACGTGCTCCATGGGACGGACTGCATGGGATCCTCACCCATGAACGAGTACACAGGAGCAACTAGAAGACAGAGTAATACCAACGATAGACCAGCTGCGAGTTTGATAGACGGCATTACAGTAAAACGAACGGCAACCTAGCTTATTACCTTTTCCCAAGCAGCGGCCGCCGCGT
The genomic region above belongs to Candidatus Bathyarchaeota archaeon and contains:
- a CDS encoding PIN domain-containing protein — translated: MIETDILLALISPKDRHHTDAVTLLDSLLGEVKISPYSLIELNLLLRSGEILVKDAPAFYDALSELLKYRKVSTFPVKPEYHREAFKLREKYRFLTYFDSLHAAVGIVENLEIVSYDREYAKLTELKYSHPDKYTSR
- a CDS encoding AbrB/MazE/SpoVT family DNA-binding domain-containing protein, translated to MVPLTEVTVKVDRKGRIVIPSNIRRQFNIKNLVKIIVKEGEITLKPVEDPLKSLEKLVVKGTTDVEKDIQRLRRVAERELQKEG
- a CDS encoding GNAT family N-acetyltransferase; the encoded protein is MSIRVRLGTKDDIPALVEVECSEERVMHGGPWMDSEALAEYWKVIERLGIIPLVAEIDGKVVGHLDVVFSDEPPLGRFLYLDVLTVHKAYRRRGVATALIKEAEGLARERNVDFLLVQPEKYEAPSGLTYRSCGFKKAFDVYQLEAHIGHPRIPSGVQLASIPQVQEPPLRTHVMMCGWDNISKKTWDFGVNPNVEMLSAFSQHMLALCALKNKTKYFFHVYQNLFQRTKGSLHLWSPIPLKPKRASRRLSSSQDRSVVVGDRDINYQDDRKIRRRIRETRFLSKI
- a CDS encoding L-lactate permease, with product MLAMVMWLQPIDPFGFLTFSVLAAAAPISALIVSLCVFRLTSHRSAAFASIVAFAVALFIYRAPLEVAVLSYLYGVVFGLWPIAWIVVNAMFLYNVSKETGSIEAFRSWVEDNLPGDKALVALFTAFLFGGLIEGIDGYGFPIAISSALLIHLGLTPLQAVAVSLIANTIPVPFASLGVPVETLKVVSGLDLKGICVPLSFQLAAFSVVISLLIIHAISGFKGLRRFFDVAIVAGLSMGLFIYVTSVYIDPHLAGVVSPMASIPLTIAYMRAKGMKPKTAVDPGTALRGWLPWLLAVAFMAVFGLTGGYKLISVKMPVVGLDGEVYISLYGRPYQAVYEWQLLAHGTLALFSALTVAAIYRLKPKNVVRIYLATWSQMRYAVFTILQVVGLAFLMNYAGLSFTLGYVLSSTGRFFPMLSGFIGWLGTFVSGSETGSNALFGNLQRVSAELLGLPPYVIVSLNCTGGVFGKIVCLQSISIGVSAVKLVGKEGEIMRKLLPHSLVLTALLGLIAYLQIAVV